Below is a genomic region from Bacillus sp. 2205SS5-2.
GGTCTCTTTGAAATGTTTGGTGTTACTATGATAAATAAATTGCATATAGACCAAAAGTGGCAATCCTTAGTTTTGTTACTTCTTGGGTTTGGATTAAGTTTTATATTTCTTGCTTACGCAATGGAAACACTTCCTATGGGGACCGCTTATGCAATTTGGACTGGAATTGGTGCCTCTGGTGGAGCAATATTGGGAATGATTTTATACGGTGAACCTAAAGATTGGAAGAGGATCGTTTTTATTGCAATGATTTTAAGTGCAGCTATTGGACTAAAACTTGTTGCATAAAAATATATATTGAAGATAAAATCAAGCCTAATTTTCATTTGAAACGAGGCTTGATTACCTCTATAGACTTCTTCTTTTTTTACTATATGTAGATACTTTTACATGGGCAGTATACGTCCTTCTATTATTTAGGCTTTTTTTGTGAATATTGTTGCTCCTAGCACAAAGAAAAAACTGGAGGTAAGGTTTTTTGAGTTATTTTTTACTTTATATGCAGTATTCCAAATGTTATTTTTTAGAAAGGCTGTTTTCGCAAAGTTTGTTGCTTTTCGCACTACTCTATAAACGTTGATACAGCTTTGTTTCGGGCATCATTTCGTCTGTTTTTGATGGAAATAACAATGAAATGGGCGATTTAATCAAAAATCAGGTGATTTAGCCACAATGTATACGGAAAGAGCCTTAAGAAAAGAGCACGATGTCATACAAGCCAAGGGTTTTACTCCTATTCGAAAGACCACAATCTTTGCGAAAACAGTCCTGATTCACATGAACGATTAATGGCAAGGACAGTAGGACAATAGCTAAGCTATAACCGTAAAAAACTAGCTGAACAAATATCAACACACCTGAATCGCAAACAAAAAGAACACAGGAAAGATCCAAGCGGCTGAAACAACTAAAAACTTTCCTTTTCCTTAAAACCATAAATAATCCACCTAAAATTAATAAAAACGTAGAAGCATACTTTCTCATCTCCTCTAATAAGTAATAGAAGCGATCTTAGATGACAGCATGGTGTTTTACGAAGAAGGGACGAAAATTGAATTAAAGAGAGCATACATGCTGATAGATAGAGCATGACCATAAAAAAAGGAACATGAATCATTAACAATCCTGATTCTTGTTCCTTTTTTATTTCT
It encodes:
- a CDS encoding DMT family transporter, which gives rise to MAWISLILAGLFEMFGVTMINKLHIDQKWQSLVLLLLGFGLSFIFLAYAMETLPMGTAYAIWTGIGASGGAILGMILYGEPKDWKRIVFIAMILSAAIGLKLVA